CAGCAGGAACCCAGGGGACAGCACTAATGTTACTTTCTGACCCATGATCTCCAGATACTCCAGCCCAGCTTTGGTACTCAGGTGGAGGAATCTGCCTTTCCTTCCAGTGTTTCTCCTGTAAGCATACCTGTTCCTGTACAGTAATAGATCTTTGTGCTTCCCCGAGCTCTCTTTTAATTATGATGAGCCAAGGAGAATAAATTCCTTGGAAGGCTTCTGGAGTTACCTTCTCTAGGCATGGCAGGGAATATcacatcctctgcctgctcccttgGCAGTTCTGTCCCAAGTCAGGCAGGGGTACAGCAGAGGAGAGTGGAGTGACAGTCaaccaggagcagaggagggaagaCTTAGGGATAGGTGTCGGCAGTCAGTCCCACATGACCTTCACGTCACTAGTGTTTTGCGACCTAATCCTAGAAGGGGACCCATAGACCTTGGGAGAACTTGTGGTTACTGGCATGATAATGAGATAGGACTATAGCCTGAGCCATCCCTCTGGGGCCTGGTACCTTTCCCCCAACTGAAGATACCATAGTTAAATGAATGGGGACATCTTAGCACTTGGACCTCATGAGTGAAGGGGAATCCTGGCCAGCAAGAGACTGGTGTGGTGCCAGAAGCCTCTTAGCACAGAGGAGGCAAGGGACAACTGAGTGTCTCCTACCGAGCATGAACGGTGACAGGGAACTGGGTGGCGTTGGGTGCGGTGCACTCTGTCTGCACAGACATGGCAAAGGTGACGTCGGTCCTCAGCGGAGGGATGTGGTACCGCAGAGTGGCCTGCCAGGACAGAAAGAAGCTAGTTCACAGAGaatagcagggtttttttgctggagAGTATCCTTGGCTAGTGTTTGGCTGCTGTCTGCTGTCTTGCACGGGCGTAAGAGAAAACCACGTGGCAGAAGCAGAGGGTCTGCTAGTGCACTGCTCCTGGTAGTGCTCACTGAACTTCTTGGAGGAGCGGTACAGCTCCGACTGGGTGGAGATGATCCAGATTTCATTTGGGGAATTGCTGTTGGATCCCAGCTACTCCTACTAGCCTTGAAGCCCAGATTCTTGCAAGTCACTGCAGCAATCTGTTTTCAGTGTTGGCTCAGTAGCAAGGTGAGAGGTCCCCTGGCTTTCAAGGTTTTTCCCCAGACAGATCTTTTCTCCCTGGCTGGGCTTACCTGCAGGAAGAGGCACCCGTGGCCCTGCACATGCACAGTATAATCTTGGGGAATGGCTGGCAGCTCCActctctgcagcaggaggcgATTGGTGTTGTCTACTTTGATGTTTTGGCTGAAACCCtcagaggagagagaagcctgCAGGTCAGGGCCATCCTTGCTGAAAGTCTTGGTTGCATACAGGGCTAGGGCTTCCAGAGCAACCACTGTGTCCTGAGGAGAGAGACACACATTGGGCAGAATAGGATCCCTGCTTCCTGTGCATGCCCAGTCCTTAGACTTTCCCTCCCTCATACTGCAGCAACAGCACACTAAGCGTTGAGCTTTCCCCTTGGACTTTTAGCATGGGATTAGCTCAGAAGAATACAAATATTCACCTTTTCCCAACTCCCAGGAGCTGTAAATCcatacatcttttttcttttttactataGGCTGTGCTAGAACTCACTGCTCTCACAAACCATAGCTGACGACAGGTTCTCTGATGATGATGTCTCAAGGGGATTACCTGGGTTGAAGCAAAGCCTCCATAAGGGTTTTGCTGCTTGGTGAGCCAAGACACAATCTGGGATGCCTTTCGGATTTCATCTGAAGACAAACTTGACTTTGAAAGGTGAGCCATGAGGATACTAGAGGTCAATTCCACATCAACAGATGGAGCCCGATACCAATATAGGGAGTCTTCTTCCTGTTTTGACTGTTGGCTCCAGAATATTTGGTCATCTAGAGGTGGAGTGGGAACACTTATGGAGTGTGTAGCTGTATCTAATGACCTTGGAGTCCCGCAAAGCCCTTGTGCCTGGGTACTGAATGAACATGTACATTGGGACAAGATACGGGTGAGTACCTTTCTATTTGCCCCACACACCCTGCTTTTCCCAGTAAAAACCTAGGCctgcaggctgggaaggaggtcTACAACATCCACGAAGCTCTCCTCATTTGAATGACTGTGAGACCAGGACTGTGAGATCATCCATAGAGAAAAGTCTGTCTCATGGTATGGCTATAGCCTGTGACAGCTTGGCAAACAGAGGCTATCCAAGCCTTGGGCTCCCCACAGAGCTCTGCCAGTGCCCCCCACTCCTGCCCACCATTCCCTTGGTTGTTCAGCCCTGGGATCCCTACACAATTCTGCCAATGGCCCTCTCTCCTGCCCCACAGTCTTTGGTACCTGATATTATGGCGGCGTTATCCAATCTTTTGAGGATTTTCTGCCTGAGGGCCTTATCACCTGCTACTGCAAAGGCATTTGCGGCTAGTGCCAGGCTGTAGAGGTTGGAACTGTCAGTATCAGCATCGACCAGGTCCTTTATACATTTCAGAGCTTTCCACACAACTGGGTCCTAGGATACAATTGAAAGCACACGGGTTGCTGGCAGGGTGTATAGAAGGGAATGCAGCCTTGATGTGTGCAGAGGAGCGTGGAAACAGGGACGGGACACATGGGGAGGAAGCTGGTAACGAATGCCTGCGTGCACAAAGGCAGAGCATCAGTGCCCTGCCTGCCGAGAGGCTGCACACAGAGCCCACCCCTGCTGCCGATACTCACGGAGCGTGGCATCCCTGAGTGTATGAGAGCTGTGATGATCGCAGAGCTCAGCCCCAGTCCTTCCTCCACTGCACCCTGCAGCCACcgcaaaacagagaaaaggagggtTGCCgtgagaagggagagggagaagttTTCCAGTGCCTTCTGGTGCCTGAGCAAAAGCCAGCACAGGCAACACTGCCGGTCCTATTCCTTCTGCTAAGGAAGTGTCAGGGCTGGTATCTACTCTTGCAGGTCTTGCTAACCAAAGCACTTCTCAGCCATGATGCCCCAAGCTCCTCTGGGTAGCTGACTCCCTCCCTCTGCTGAACAcattcccctttcccctcccctgcaaaagattttcagcagcagatttCAGTGTTGGGGAAAGTGATGTTCCCACAAACCCTCTGCAAGGTGGCATCTGACTTGAGGGCCAGGACAGTAGCAAGGGTATGgaggagcaaaagaaaaggtgtCTTTTGCAAGGGGAAGTGAAAGGTACCATTCTCTTCACTTAGGGGATTAATTATTTGAAATCCTGTCCACTGAACTACTGCTGGCTCCACTTTGGTGgtactctgtgtgtgtctctgcaTGCACAAGTGCTGTGTTTCTGAGTGTATAGGGCACATCTGTGGCAAGGTGAATCTCTCATGGGTGGCTGCCATCAATTTCTATTTACTCCATTTCTGACTCTCTCTGTACAGGGGGGGAATTCAGACTGAAGGAAGAAACGGCAGCTCAATAATGGGAAAGGAAGCTAAACCAGTTTACCAAGGGAATAACACACAGCTTGAAAACTCTTTTTTGAGGCATGTATTAGCTTTTGAGACGGGGCTAGCGCAGGGCACTAGTTCAGTTCCCATGTGCATATCATCAAATCCAAACCTCCATCATTTGTAACTTGAAAAAGTGCCACCATGACTAAGCACAACCCTGAGTGTCACCCAAGGGCACATCAGAGCCTCCCTCATGCAGTAGGGTTCATTTGTTCTTGGCACCCAAACTGGGCCAGAAAGTGAAGGAGTTCTGAGGTACCTAATGAAGAGCCAGGACATGTCATACCATCAGACCATTGTTGAAGAGCTTTCCCACACTCTTGAAGCAGCCAGATGGAGTCTGACTTTTAATCAGGGCATTGGCAGCATCCTTTATATTCTGCTCATCTATGTGGATGAAGTCCCGGGCTTGGCTGAAGGTCTTGAGGACAAGGGCAGTAAGCCTAGAGCcaaagaaggcagaagaaaatcaaattgAACCAGTCGCTGATGCCCATCTCCAGTAGGAGACAAGAGTCTCTGTGTCTTCCACTATCTCATCCCTGCAGAAATACCAGTAGGCCAGATCCTCTGTGCAGATGGAGAGTTGGAAGCAATGCACATGAGTTAGATGCTCTTGAAGCTTGAGCTCAGGTCCATTTGcagtaagagagaaaaaattcaCTGACAGCTCAGTGCTTCCTCCAGATGTCTCCCAATTCCAACAGGGTGCGCTTGtgtgatttaaagccaggaggGCTGATACTTAGTGAGCTCACTCAGGCCCTTTCCTGATCCTGTTTGGGCACAAAGCACTCTGGAAAACCTGGAAAGAAGGTGACTTTGCAGCCAGGTTTTCAGAATCAGCCTCACTTGGGGTGCCCAAACACAAACAATCAAACAGGGGTACCTAAAGTCAGCTCATTGGCATGGTTCTCTTCCAAAAATTCTCAGGAGAAGTTTCTATTCAAAACTCCACACCTCCAGACACCCTCAGTTTCTCCAGACCAAAATCCAAGCCAGCTTGAGCCTGACCAGGTCAAGCTGTTGTTCCTCAGCTGTGTTTGGCTATCTCTGCTTACCATGTGTTCCCTGGCTCACTTCCTTCCCCAAAGGCACTGTATGAGCCATCTGCGTGCTTGTACAGGAGTTGCTGCTGATATCCTGTGGGAAGAGGCTGGGGATAGTGAAGATGCTCTGTGTCCATCGTGTTATCAAGGTGACAACCTGCCCCGCCAATCCTGCTGATTATTATAGAGAACGTTGTCTCTGAGGAATTCAGCAAAGGGCTTCCTGAGGGGTGCCATGTACCCCTTGTTCAGCTGAGACACAGCAGCCTGATTTACATTGCTGTAATTCCCACGGTGTCAGGCAAGTGATGCTGCACAAATCTCTTCAGCACCTAACCTCTGCTGAGATCTCCACCGCACAGCTTACGGTAGTGGACATTACCAGCTTAATTACTCAACATGACTAGAAATCCACTCACCGCTTTCCAAATAGCCAATTGCCTTCTGTTTGATTTCTGGAGTCAGTTGTCCTGTTTCTTCAAGATATCGTGTGATAAAGACATTGGGGGCAAAATGAACCATGTTCTGCTCACCACAGCCACTGGACATCTGGAGAAGCTCATCTATGTTGTCCAGTGCTGTCCCCAAAATGTCACCTGTAGGACAGAACAACAGCTTTGGGAGCTTTACATATCCTTGCATGTAAAAAATTTCTGGTCTCACTGATTCTCCAGATAACCTGCTAAGACTGGTCTCAGTTCACCTCTGCTCACACTAGGGTGACTTTAATATCTATAGAGTCCTGCAGGAACAGTGATATGGTACTTGTCTATCTTTTCCTTGGCTGGGTGAAATTATAATATCCATCTGGCCCAGTGTCACTTGTATAAGAGAGGTGGGATGCTTCTCTGGAGGACGTAAGGGCCCAGTATCACACCTCACTGTACACATTCCCTCTTGTTACTCTGCTAAAGCAGACATGGCGGCACCAGAAGAAAAGACTCCTGCAGGGAAAAATCTTACTTGCCAAGACCCCCCTAAATCTCACCTAAGAAGGAGATGTGGGCTCTCTCCGACCCAAGGACCATGTTCTCTGGCATAGTGAAAGTGATTGTCTCTGAAGCTGAAGTTCCTGCAAATGGCAAAAGCATCAGAGCAACAACGGGGAGAAGGGAGATGGCAGACCCACGGGCATCCCCAGGAGATGGTGTAAACAAGGCTGGGATCACTTCATTGGTTGGTGAAACCAGCATTTAAAAGAGAGGATGACACAGAGATCAGGCCACCCACTGATTAGTGGCTGTGACGTGGTTAGGCAGTACTGGGTGGAGCTGAATGGCTTTGCCTCTCCATTAAAGCTCCAAAATCCCTGactttcccctccccatgcaCCTCCAGATAGTCCTAGAGTTGTTCACACCCCACACTGCTTTTTTTGGTCTCCTCGCTCTGTGCGCAGGTACAGCCCCAGTGGTAATACAGCCCCTGTCTCTGGGGTACCTGCACCTACCTTTAGGGCACAGGAGTGAGGTGTAGGTCttttcctccagcagcccctctgcctggTGGGAGAAGGCTGGTCAGCTCCAAAGGGAGAGCAGCAAAATGAGATAGCAGCTGCCCAGCACCCCACCTTCATGCAAGCAGCTTTTCTATCCTCACGGGCCACGCAAAGCACCTCGCACAGACAGTAGGAATACGCGTGCCGACAGTGAAGTTTCACTGGGAGGCAGGTTTCTAAGCTGCTACCTGACCTCTGTCCCCGTTGCCCTGCCAGCAAGTAGTTCCGACGTCTCTGTCCCATCGAGTGGAGGTGCTTAGCTCATGCCCCGGCACAACCTACCCTTAGAATCACGCCTTGATCAGCCTCCCTGAGAAACGTGCCTACCTGCCCGCCCAACTCTCCCTTCCCAGAGCCACCCGCTCGGCCGTTTTGAGCTTGACCCAGTTCCAACCTCGCCAGGACTCCGACGCATTCTCTGACCTTCACCAGCAGGTGTTTAACCACTGTGTCCTTCCCTCCAGATTCTGGCACAACAGCTGTATTCTCAGTGCAAACATCTTCCTGCTCCGTCACCTCAGCAGTGACAGTGAAATTCACCTTCCCTAAAGAACAAAACATCAAGAGGCCGGTTGGCACATCCATGCCTACGTTGTAGTTTGCTCAGCCTAAGGCTGCTCACTCATGCTTTTCGTAATAGCCCACTCTCCCTTCCAACCCAGCTCTGGTTTCCTcaagcagctctgccagtgcctcCCACTCCTGCCCCTCCCTTGTCCCCTTACCTAATTTTGTAGCCTTCAAATCccaggaaaatgtttttgctgaatCAGGACACAGACAAATAGTGAACCTGACATTTGCATGCACAAATTCAAAATCCCTGGAGTCCATTAGGCTAAGCTGGAGCTAGAGGTGAAACAAAAGTGAGTTTGGgttacagagctgctgctgtatttttcctttcagctcctTTCCTTTCAGATCCAAATGTCAGTCAAGCCCAGAAGCCCAGGGTGAGTATGATGATGGCCCTGTTGCAATATCTGTGGGACACCAACAGCCCACGGACATCGCAGTCCTGTAGGGTTGAGCTTATGGGGAGGGATTGGCAGAGATGGCTCTGCACGGAGCTTTGTGAAGAGCTTCCTTGGTGTCTTTTGCCCAGTGCCTGAGGAGGCAGCCCCTTGTCTGGGTCTCTATCAGTGAAGGACTGTTACCACACGTCCCCCTGCCCAAAAACCATCCTGGAGGGAGCCACTCACCACCATGCACTGCTTCAGGTAGCTGAAGACTTTGACTTTCAGGGGAAATGACTCTCCCCTGAAAACAGAGTAGGGTAAGGTGGGTTCCACGAAGAAGGGCTTGAAGCTCCGCAGGTTGGTGGTCTCTGAGATTCCCAACCCATGGCTCGCTGAGGTGCAGAAGGTCATGGCTCTCCAGTCTGTGATACTGTCGGGTACTGTGACAGCTAGCTCAGCAACCCCTGAATCACTGAGGAGAAAACAGAGTGGAAGGGgttgtccccatccctgtaaAGATTTctcttgggaagacaaatgcagaAGGACTATGAACTGGAAGTGTGTGTGAAGGTGTGGGGATTCCTATGAAGTAGGACAGAGGTATGGGAAGGATAGCAAATAGGTGGGCAAGGAAGGACTGAGAGGCAAATGCAAATCAGAATTTGCTTCTAGATAGTGTTGCACCTCAAATTCTTGTTTTGTGTGGGCACACAGGGGTCCCAGGGATCCATGTTATACACCCAGCTGTGCCAGGGAATACCGTGTGACACTCCCACCACACTCCCACCTAAACTCCCAGCCACAGCCTAGCAGTCATCATTATAAGGGTCACTTACAGATCTGCATACACAAACCAGAAGATGGTCCCTGCCCTGAAATAGGCATAAACCAGCCAAATGAGATGGAGAGGCAGAAATCCTATTTTACAGGTGGAGAACATTGGCATGTGGGAGAATTAAGAAAGCCGAGATGTATGAATAAGGGGACACCAATGGATGCTGCATAACTTGACTttagcaaggcctttgacacagtcTCCCATAGTATCCTTGTAGCCACATGAGTGTGGACTGGACAAGTGGATGATAAGTTGAGCAGAAAATTCGCTAGACCACTGGGGACAAAGGATGGTTATTGGTGACACAAAGTCCAACTGGTGGCTGTTTACCCGTGGCATGCCTCATGGACTGATACTTGGGCTAATACTGCTTAATGGCTTTACTAATGACCTGGATAATAGGAGAGAGGACATCCTCAGCAAGATTAACAGAGTAATCTTGCTATGTATTGGCAGACTCTACCTTGTTGGGGAGGGGTTCCTGATATGCTGGAGGGAAAAGCTGCTATTAAAAGGAACCTTGACAAGCTGGAAAAATGGGCTTGAAAATGACTAGATTCTGTATCTGGGATGGAATTATACCATGCAACAGTACAGGCGGCTAGTAAGCaatattgcagaaaaagaagtgggggtcctggtggataACAAGCTGAGCATGAGATATCTCATGTGCCCTTACAGCAATGAAGGCCATCTACTTCTGGGCTATATTAAGATGGCTGCAGCCACTGGGttgagaaaagttatttttcccctgtattcCTCCATTGTGAGACcacatctggagtactgtgtcccATTTTTGCCTTCCAGTATAAGGAAGATACTGATATATTTGAATGCATCCAGTGGAGGACTACCaagatggtcagagggctgggaCATTTGATATACAAGAAATGGCTGAAAGAACTGGGGTTTTCAAACTTCAGAGGGAAAGGCTAGGGGGAGACCTTTTAGCTTTCTAAAGCTACCTATTGAGAAGGTGTAGACACATTGGAACCAGTCTCTTCTGAGGTGCATATTGATAGGATGAAAGGTAACAGACACAAGTTGGAACGTGGTAAATTCTGACTtgtgataagaaaaaaaataacatgagggtagtcaaacactggaacaggtgcCCAGATAGtctgtggaatctccatccttagagataCAGCGAACTTGACTACAACCTGATCTAACTGGACCTGCCTTGTGCAAGATGTTGAGCTACAGACATTTGGAGGCCTCTTCCATCCTGTAGGAGTCTGTGATTTAAGTTCCCCGGGATAATTTGAAAATCTCAAGCAGAGCCAGGAACTGAACCAAACCTTCATTGTCCTTATCCACTTCTTCACAcctccattttctttgttgttgtttcacagatggaaaaaatgccccagctctgctcctgcccattCCCTCTCCATTATGCCTCATAGGAGGTCTGGATCCATGGGGGGCCACAGCCCATAATTACTCACTTGATGGGAACCAGAGTCCAGATGAATGTCTCTGGAAACCAGGTACGTACTGGCCCTGCCTCACTACCCAGCTCAATGTGCTCTGACTCAGCACGTTCAACAGCAGCATCCGTTTCTCGGTCCACGCTGTCCAAGTCTGTCAGCTCACCATAAGCTATTGGGAATACAAGCATTCATTCAAAGGCAGAGCAACTGTGAAATCAGGATAGAGTTCAGCTGAGAAAAGCTCAACTCTCCATCCCTCCCACTCCCACTCCAATCCCCCTTGTCCTCTTCAAGGTGCCCTCAACCTAATTCACTGTTGTCTTCCACGAGACAACCCAGGAGACCATGTGAATTCCAGTATGTGTGTGCTCCCCCATGAGCAACTCTACCTGCTCACACTTTTGCTCTCAGCCCCTGCAGAAAAGCCTAGATACTGCACAGTGCCAATCTTGGCCCATTCTCTGGTTTCCAGCAAGACCTTTCTTAGTCTTACAGATGTTCCTTCCTGAGACAGCTGCCTCATTTCCCCCTTTGACCATATTATCTTCCTGCCTGCCAGCAGAAGCTTCCAAGCAGGTTCTTCCTATGCAGCCACCCCTCCGCCCCTCCAGTGCactggggacacacacacacgccagGACCCTTCCCCTCGTCCTGTGGTGCACATCTCCTGTGCAACCTCCCACTCATCTCTGGAAGCCATCCCCAGTTCCTCAGCACACTGCATGTTCAGCTGCCCTTGTGCAGCCTGTATGTTACCCGTGACTTCCAAAGAAACAGGATAAATCGAGATGTACACATGTAGTCGTAGTAGTAAGCGGTCTGAGTGCGGCACTCAATTGGAGACTTGATTTTAAGGCTGGTTAAAAATGTTAGACCTGAATTCtggaggaaagaaggggaaaaaaagaaggtagatttcAGTGGAGGGGGTGGCGTGTCTGAGGGTCTGTctctgccccccacctcccagtaTATTGGCCAACCTGTGTTGCTGCACCTCAGCCTGACCTGCGAATTTGTACAGGGAGAGAATGTAGAGCCACCCTGCTCCCAAAGCCTGGTCCTGGCCTCTCACACCAAAGGAGGCTCTCTCCAGTCAGGATTGTGGGGGTGACCGCTCGCATGTGCATGCCCACACATAAAGTCATTATTTTGGCACCACAGTTTGCTGCCCACCCTAACACAGACTTGTTCTCATCTTTCACCTGCTATTCCTTTCTACTactctttccctccttctctcaggtgctttgcttttccaacCTCCAATTTTCCCTGACTCAGGCTGACACTCCCCTCTCCTTCCAACCCCTAGAAGGTCTGAGGGTCTTGAGCTTGGGATAAATAGGGAGCTGGGTTCTAGGGATCTGCCTGATCGATTGGAATTTATCAGGCTGGGAGCATGGAGTGTCAGAGATCTCTTAGTTCAGAAGCTTGGCAAATTCAGAACCCAAAGTTGCCAGCATTTACAGGAAAGAGTCTGTGAAGCTACCCAGTGCTGACCTGGGACACAAAAGGGCTCAGCTCTGATATTTCAAGTTTTCTGGAAATTAGATTTACCTTCAGCACTTCATAAATGTCTGGTTGGGACACTGCGTAAGTGTATCTGTCGTACATGACTGGTGGCATTGTTTCTGGTGGAAGGGTGGTTTGAGGGGAACTGATGATTTCTGGGCTCTTGTGCATAGAACAGTAGTCACTGTAAGAGTCTgtgagggtgctggggtgctcCTGAGTATAACTGAACATATTGTACACCTGTAGACAGAGAATGAAAACAGTACAGGTCAGTCTGAGAGGTGGGAAGTTTTTCATTTCTATCCAGATTTTCTGGgacagcagaggcagagcttGGATCCTGCCTGCCACAAAAGCCCAGCCCCAAGGTTTTTTGAGCTTCATGGAGAGCTTCTACAAGTTTTAGATGCATAGCACCAGAGATGAACACAAACCCCTCTGGGGTATGGCTGCATAGCTGTGGCCACTTCCAGCTCATAGATTGTACCTGTGAGCTCAATGCATACAGCGAGGACACCTTCGCTGTAAGAGTCATTAGATAGCTTCTTGTCTGACTGAAGGCACATCCTGGATCCGCCCAGACAGTGTCAAGAGGCAATTCAAGGGTCCTTAGACCCAATGCACCCCAGGTCTAGAGGCGAAATGAGACCCTTCCACTGCCAAGTCACCACTTACAGCCCAGTCTGTGAATGGAAGGACTGTCTGGTTCATGTGAGCTGGAACAAAGACATAGAGCCTATCACACCCtgggcattttttttaacataactgatttttttcagagcactgTCATGAATTGGTGTGGGAGATGGAAGTCTCTTGCCATCTGGCTGCCACTGTGGCAAAGCACTCCAAGTTTAACAAGGATGTGACTTTGGGCTGTACTTGGGGATGACAGTGGGTTATTCTATTACATCCCTCCATAGAGACTGGAAATTTTGACTGGTGTTTGATGTtggccttcatttttttctcattaaaccATGTCCTGTCCCCATTCAAGTACTTGTTGGTATAGCCACTGGGCCTTATTAACCAGTGTGTGCAACCAGATACTCACAAGGCACCTCTCCAATACTAGCAAGGCTCAGCACTAAAGTCACTCACACTATCCTTGGATAGCTCAGCCTCTGGCCTCAGGAGAAGGACGCTCTGGTCTACGGCACGGATGCTACATAAGGAGCCTGGTGCAGCCTGCAAATGGAGATGGACAGCCGATCCTGGGAGGGCCACTGTGGCTGAGAAGCCAAGCTTCAcctgaaacagcagaagaaaggacTGAAGACATTGACagagcaagggaaggggagacTGTAGCTACTGGATTCTGCTGGACATCTATTGACAATTTGCGGTTAATTAGCTACCCTCCAGCCTACCTGCCCCCTTATGTTTTATGCACTACTTACATGGTTCCTGAAGCACTTGGAGACTTTCAGACTGAAGGTGTCAGCTGCCACTTGTCCCTCAGGGAAAGCAATGTAAACAAAGAGGGTAGCCATGGGTGAAATGAGGTCAATGGGCAGAGTGACATTGAAAGCCCCACTATACTGacctgaaggaggaaggagaaatagaaaaagtatAGGAAGAGGCAAGGAATTCTGTCTCCAAGGATTACAGCAGCAACATGCTCATCCTCTATAATACTTCTGTACAGTTACTTGGATAAAAACTCTTCTGCCTTGCTTCTGGGGAGGCCACAGCTAGACCAGGATGTAGGTTAGTGCCATTTTGTAGCAGTGACCTTACATCATGAGGGATCTTGGCAACAGTGTGCACTTTGCACCTGAGTCCAGCATAAAGATTCTGTGAGTTTTCTTGGAGGTCTCTGATAATTCCTGCCTGGCAGATAAACTCTGACaatttcattaggaaaaaaaaaaggggaaattaaaagacagaagaaagataGCATATTTGCCATTTCCTCTTGATTTTTTGTGCCAGATCTGTTGTTTCCTGTTGGTCTCAGATCTCTTGTCTCTCCTTCCCCATTTAGGCTGGAAGGGCTTTCCTGCTGGGTCCTTAATCTGTTCCTGGTATTTAGATGCTCTTACCTAACGGCGGAGCAAGAAGTACTGTTGTTTGACCGTGATGCACAAGGGATCCTCTGGCCAAAACCTAAAGGGTAATGAAGAGAACAAAGGGTTGCTAGTGCCTCTACTCCACATCTGTGGGCCAGCAAAGAGCCCTGTGCTGACACAGACCCGTCACAAAGCTGACCTCATTGCCGGTGCTGCCCTGCACTCACCAGGTGGTAGAAGTCTGCTCTGGCAGCGCCGTCCCCCAGCTCCGTGGCTAGGATGCGATAGTGCACGGTGACCTGCTGCACGTCCCCGCAGGGCAGCATTGCCCGCACTGGCTGGATCctcacagagctgcagctggatGAGTAGAAGGCCCTCAGTGTGAGGGATGCAGTGCCATAAGACACTCTCACATTTTGACCGCCTAAGTCCTCCGGCTGGGTCTTTGCCTGTGGCACAGAAAAAGTGGCTCGGTGTCTGAAGATTTCTTACAGCTCTCCCCATGCCAAAAGGCTGACTGGACAGTGGGATCTGAACTCTCCCAGGGCAAGGTAAGGTGTCTATTTCCACCTAAGCCAAGCTCAGTCAGCCCCTTTCTGTGGAGCCTGGCATTGCCCACCCCACTGTGCTCTGGGATAACTAGCACCCGAAcaggaggcagggagctgtATTCTACTAGGGCTTGGGCTAGAGCCTGAACTTTTGCAATGCCGCTGCTACCCCGGGAGCAAGCCAGGTCGTTAGACTGTGTAGAGTAGCTTATTAGTCCCTGGATCAAACCACTGAACCCTTTGCTTCTGTCTGGTATGTGTATGGAAAGTATCAGCATGGATCTGCCCTGATAATGTATTTCGCTGTTCAGTGTTACTCCACTCGCACGC
The nucleotide sequence above comes from Buteo buteo chromosome 19, bButBut1.hap1.1, whole genome shotgun sequence. Encoded proteins:
- the LOC142041835 gene encoding alpha-2-macroglobulin-like protein 1, with protein sequence MWSIAFLCGSILLLPSTAGTPATLNYAVAIPSQLYYPFSETVCLQLSRKQAVPIDVTVTLQSRAGNETLITQSISQLTFFHCTSFQVPHPVGNPDEVAFIIITVLEASSEFQKKQKVLITHADKKTFIQTDKPVYKPGQTVMLRIVTLDQNFIASNETHRLVELKDPKGNRIAQWLNVTPVGGIVDLSFPLAAEAPVGEYTIKMPDRAHSFSVEEYVLPKFSVSIQMPQVVTILEENFRLHICGMYTYGKPVQGTVKAVVCRKHIRYNSKSSKAKHSICKDYAGKTNEDGCFATEVDIKIYHQKRGDNYDFNLEAVAFLKESGTGVEFNTTENCKVTFDITTLQFWGTSYYYQQGAPYYGNLELKSTNGTHLKNKEVILTVSHGSRKETKTYFTDDTGMASFTLDTSAWDNSSKVLLQAKTQPEDLGGQNVRVSYGTASLTLRAFYSSSCSSVRIQPVRAMLPCGDVQQVTVHYRILATELGDGAARADFYHLVLARGSLVHHGQTTVLLAPPLGQYSGAFNVTLPIDLISPMATLFVYIAFPEGQVAADTFSLKVSKCFRNHVKLGFSATVALPGSAVHLHLQAAPGSLCSIRAVDQSVLLLRPEAELSKDSVYNMFSYTQEHPSTLTDSYSDYCSMHKSPEIISSPQTTLPPETMPPVMYDRYTYAVSQPDIYEVLKNSGLTFLTSLKIKSPIECRTQTAYYYDYMSYGELTDLDSVDRETDAAVERAESEHIELGSEAGPVRTWFPETFIWTLVPINDSGVAELAVTVPDSITDWRAMTFCTSASHGLGISETTNLRSFKPFFVEPTLPYSVFRGESFPLKVKVFSYLKQCMVLQLSLMDSRDFEFVHANVRFTICLCPDSAKTFSWDLKATKLGKVNFTVTAEVTEQEDVCTENTAVVPESGGKDTVVKHLLVKAEGLLEEKTYTSLLCPKGTSASETITFTMPENMVLGSERAHISFLGDILGTALDNIDELLQMSSGCGEQNMVHFAPNVFITRYLEETGQLTPEIKQKAIGYLESGYQQQLLYKHADGSYSAFGEGSEPGNTWLTALVLKTFSQARDFIHIDEQNIKDAANALIKSQTPSGCFKSVGKLFNNGLMGAVEEGLGLSSAIITALIHSGMPRSDPVVWKALKCIKDLVDADTDSSNLYSLALAANAFAVAGDKALRQKILKRLDNAAIISDDQIFWSQQSKQEEDSLYWYRAPSVDVELTSSILMAHLSKSSLSSDEIRKASQIVSWLTKQQNPYGGFASTQDTVVALEALALYATKTFSKDGPDLQASLSSEGFSQNIKVDNTNRLLLQRVELPAIPQDYTVHVQGHGCLFLQATLRYHIPPLRTDVTFAMSVQTECTAPNATQFPVTVHARYTGNRVSTNMVLIQVELLSGYSPVAGSLEELKKMPLVKKVESEADRVILYLEELTRQPHTYTLLVQQDMQVKDRKPATIKVYDYYMPEETAVMSYSAPCE